A stretch of Dyadobacter subterraneus DNA encodes these proteins:
- the rfbD gene encoding dTDP-4-dehydrorhamnose reductase translates to MKILVLGASGQLGNCLRKVAEENGNQDISFPSEQEGNILDLNLLDLLFIKEKPEFVINCAAYTAVDKAEDDIEICRKVNRDGAENIAKACLLYDATLIHVSTDFVFGGNVPKILSETDPAKPENVYGLTKLEGEAAISNVLEKYFILRTSWLYSEYGNNFVKTMLRLGNEREQLGVIVDQTGSPTYAVDLAQAIFDIIGSGSNAYGIYHYSNEGVTSWFDFAKSIFDLSNTIVKVNPVKTSEYVTRAVRPAYSVMDKNKIKSTFGIQIPYWRESLEACIKKLI, encoded by the coding sequence ATGAAAATACTCGTACTGGGAGCTTCCGGACAATTAGGTAATTGCCTTAGAAAGGTTGCTGAAGAAAATGGCAATCAAGATATTTCCTTCCCATCGGAACAAGAGGGTAATATACTTGATCTAAATCTTTTAGATTTATTATTCATAAAAGAAAAACCTGAATTCGTCATTAACTGCGCTGCCTATACCGCAGTTGACAAAGCGGAAGATGACATTGAAATTTGTCGTAAAGTAAACAGAGACGGAGCTGAAAACATTGCAAAGGCTTGCCTCCTGTACGACGCTACACTAATTCATGTTTCTACTGATTTTGTATTTGGAGGCAATGTGCCCAAAATATTATCCGAAACAGACCCGGCAAAACCGGAGAACGTCTATGGGCTTACAAAGCTGGAAGGAGAAGCGGCCATTTCTAATGTCCTAGAAAAATACTTTATCCTGCGTACCAGCTGGTTATATTCCGAATATGGGAATAACTTTGTAAAAACAATGCTTCGTTTAGGAAATGAACGCGAACAGTTAGGAGTAATTGTAGATCAGACCGGCTCCCCGACCTATGCGGTTGATTTAGCACAAGCTATCTTCGATATTATTGGGTCGGGCAGCAATGCATATGGCATATACCATTACAGCAACGAAGGCGTAACATCCTGGTTTGACTTTGCCAAAAGTATTTTTGACCTCAGCAACACGATTGTAAAAGTAAACCCGGTTAAAACATCCGAATATGTTACCAGAGCGGTAAGACCGGCATACTCTGTCATGGATAAAAATAAAATAAAATCTACTTTTGGAATTCAAATTCCCTATTGGCGAGAGAGTTTGGAGGCTTGCATCAAAAAATTGATTTAA